One Syntrophorhabdales bacterium DNA window includes the following coding sequences:
- a CDS encoding TRAP transporter large permease has protein sequence MNEVIAGCVGLAAVLVLFLTGIELAFSMLLVGFLGFAYLVSFEAAMHLVAKDLFEVFASYGYTVFPIFILMGQVAFNSGIAKRLYDSAYTFIGHIPGGLAMATVGGATAFKALCGSAAATAATFASVAIPEMDRYHYSKKLSTGIVATVGTLGCMIPPSVFLIIFGIITEQSIGKLFLAGIIPGLFVAATFLATIYVWGKKNPALAPAGERSTWKKRFMSLPEVVVVLAIFVLMIVGLMKGFFTPTEAGSVGTAAVALLVLLRRQLNFKGYTKAVSDSMRTACMMLMLIGGSAVLGHFIAVTNIPQIMADWVVALPLNRNIIMIIICLIYILGGSFIDDLAFMILATPIFFPAVLKLGFDPIWFCIMIGVTQMIGVVIPPVAINVFIVTNITKTPMSVIYSGVYPFLAGIVVFGALLFLFPQLALFLPHYFMP, from the coding sequence ATGAATGAGGTCATTGCCGGATGCGTAGGCCTGGCGGCAGTTCTTGTGCTGTTCCTCACCGGCATCGAACTGGCCTTCTCCATGCTGCTGGTCGGTTTCCTGGGATTCGCCTACCTCGTCTCCTTTGAAGCGGCCATGCACCTTGTAGCGAAAGATCTCTTCGAAGTCTTCGCTTCCTATGGTTACACGGTTTTCCCCATCTTCATCCTGATGGGCCAGGTAGCATTCAACTCCGGCATCGCCAAACGACTCTACGATTCGGCCTACACCTTCATCGGCCACATACCGGGCGGGCTGGCAATGGCAACCGTCGGCGGCGCGACGGCATTTAAGGCCCTCTGCGGCTCGGCCGCAGCCACGGCGGCAACCTTTGCCAGCGTCGCAATACCCGAGATGGATCGCTACCACTACAGCAAGAAGCTGTCCACCGGCATCGTTGCCACGGTCGGGACACTCGGATGCATGATTCCGCCCAGCGTCTTTCTCATCATCTTCGGCATCATCACCGAACAGTCGATTGGTAAGCTTTTCCTCGCCGGCATCATTCCCGGTCTTTTTGTCGCTGCCACCTTCCTGGCCACGATTTATGTATGGGGTAAGAAAAATCCGGCGCTCGCGCCGGCCGGAGAACGGTCGACCTGGAAAAAACGGTTCATGAGCCTCCCTGAAGTCGTGGTGGTGCTGGCAATATTCGTGCTCATGATCGTGGGATTGATGAAGGGATTTTTCACGCCTACCGAGGCCGGAAGCGTGGGCACTGCCGCGGTGGCCCTGCTCGTACTCCTGCGGCGACAGCTCAACTTCAAAGGCTACACCAAGGCCGTGAGCGACTCCATGCGCACCGCGTGCATGATGCTTATGCTGATCGGGGGCTCGGCCGTCCTTGGTCACTTTATTGCCGTAACGAACATCCCTCAGATCATGGCAGACTGGGTGGTGGCGCTGCCCCTCAACCGGAATATCATCATGATCATCATCTGCCTTATCTACATTCTGGGCGGCTCCTTTATAGATGACCTGGCATTCATGATCCTTGCGACACCGATCTTCTTCCCTGCTGTGCTGAAGCTGGGATTCGACCCGATATGGTTCTGCATAATGATCGGCGTTACGCAGATGATCGGCGTGGTCATACCCCCGGTCGCGATTAATGTGTTCATTGTCACCAACATTACGAAGACACCCATGAGCGTGATCTACAGCGGTGTCTATCCGTTCCTGGCCGGCATAGTCGTGTTCGGCGCTCTGCTCTTTCTCTTCCCACAGCTCGCGCTCTTTCTGCCGCACTACTTTATGCCATGA
- a CDS encoding TRAP transporter small permease subunit: protein MNAFLRAVFRVIQFMKVIAGIALTFIILLTVCDVVLRALGRPILGVYEIVAMAGGVVIGFVTPFTSWVRGHIYMDFVLDKLSKRAKHAFEVATRCVGVALFLMISWNVFKIGKNLYSVDEVTPTLELPLYPIAYGVGFCFFVLSVVLFCDILKIAGDSFGGGHE, encoded by the coding sequence ATGAACGCCTTTCTGCGCGCCGTGTTCCGGGTCATTCAATTCATGAAAGTGATCGCAGGCATCGCTCTCACTTTCATTATTCTGCTCACCGTCTGCGACGTGGTGCTCAGGGCGCTCGGGAGGCCCATACTGGGCGTCTACGAGATCGTCGCCATGGCCGGTGGCGTCGTCATTGGTTTTGTCACGCCCTTCACTTCCTGGGTCAGGGGTCATATCTACATGGACTTCGTCCTCGACAAACTCTCGAAGCGCGCCAAGCACGCATTTGAGGTCGCGACGAGATGCGTGGGTGTGGCCCTCTTTCTGATGATAAGCTGGAACGTATTCAAGATAGGCAAGAATCTCTACAGCGTCGATGAGGTAACCCCTACGCTTGAGCTGCCGCTCTACCCTATCGCCTACGGCGTGGGATTCTGCTTTTTTGTGCTCTCGGTGGTGCTCTTCTGCGACATCCTGAAGATCGCCGGGGACAGTTTCGGAGGCGGCCATGAATGA